Proteins from a single region of Labedella gwakjiensis:
- a CDS encoding Dyp-type peroxidase yields MTAPPLSGPEQSRTVSRRGLLLGGGAFAGGAIASGAIVSALQGATSVTASAQPTTASQSRSPSPYGAHQAGIARPGTPQPHGLVRVFDLAVVDRDTISAALRSVQNVIERATDTPLHDPELFADGPGDLTVTVGIGPRLVRSLHPSTPGADDMPTFQGDDGIEPTMIGGDLFVAAYGSDPGQLDAVFAAIDNAVGDGGPIGSVRYTQRVYRGPGSGTIVRNPLGFHDGIVVPEGADELDENVWISDGPAQGGTICVVRRLRLARAEFGSLDVSEREAIVGRKQASGAPMSGGRLHDEADLGAKTPEGEFLIPLRSHVRAAHPTFTGSALMLRRGYAFDNGVAAGGTDGVADAGLMFICFQNELDVFTRTQRRLDEVDALMAFATPTASGTFLILPGFDSDRALGASLLG; encoded by the coding sequence GTGACCGCTCCTCCTCTATCCGGCCCCGAGCAGAGCCGGACGGTGAGCCGCCGAGGGCTCCTCCTCGGCGGCGGAGCGTTCGCCGGCGGCGCGATCGCGAGCGGCGCGATCGTGTCAGCCCTCCAGGGTGCGACGAGCGTCACCGCATCGGCACAGCCGACGACGGCCTCGCAGAGCCGCTCGCCGTCGCCGTACGGCGCGCATCAGGCCGGCATCGCGCGGCCCGGCACGCCCCAGCCGCACGGGCTCGTCCGCGTCTTCGATCTCGCCGTCGTCGATCGCGACACGATCTCCGCAGCCCTCCGGTCCGTTCAGAACGTCATCGAGCGCGCGACCGACACCCCGCTCCACGATCCGGAACTGTTCGCGGACGGACCGGGTGACCTCACGGTCACCGTGGGGATCGGGCCCCGACTCGTCAGGTCTCTCCACCCGAGCACGCCCGGCGCGGACGACATGCCGACCTTCCAGGGCGACGACGGCATCGAACCGACGATGATCGGCGGCGACCTCTTCGTGGCCGCGTACGGTTCCGATCCCGGTCAGCTCGATGCGGTGTTCGCGGCGATCGACAACGCCGTCGGCGACGGCGGACCGATCGGCTCCGTCCGCTACACGCAGCGCGTCTACCGAGGCCCGGGATCGGGCACGATCGTCCGCAATCCGCTCGGCTTCCACGACGGGATCGTCGTGCCGGAGGGAGCCGACGAGCTCGACGAGAACGTGTGGATCTCCGACGGACCGGCGCAGGGCGGCACCATCTGCGTCGTCCGGCGTCTCCGTCTCGCGCGCGCGGAATTCGGGTCGCTCGACGTCTCCGAACGCGAGGCCATCGTCGGTCGGAAGCAGGCGAGCGGAGCTCCGATGTCCGGAGGGAGGCTTCATGACGAGGCGGATCTCGGTGCGAAGACCCCGGAGGGCGAGTTCCTCATCCCCCTCCGCTCGCACGTGCGGGCGGCGCACCCCACTTTCACGGGCAGCGCGCTCATGCTGCGCCGCGGCTATGCCTTCGACAACGGCGTCGCAGCGGGTGGAACCGACGGCGTGGCCGACGCCGGGCTCATGTTCATCTGCTTCCAGAACGAACTCGACGTCTTCACCCGTACGCAGCGCCGCCTCGACGAGGTCGATGCACTCATGGCCTTCGCGACGCCGACGGCGAGCGGTACCTTCCTCATCCTGCCGGGCTTCGATTCCGACCGAGCTCTCGGGGCGTCGCTCCTCGGCTGA
- a CDS encoding Ig-like domain-containing protein: MAALVTTAALAFGGLFFAQPASAAELAGVFTDIHIVETEQFDRGAVQVAYTMEVPDEATEGDTTILGFPELLDYPSGQTVEVRDPDGLLVATGVATGEKEITFTFTDYVDNNLDVVVTGHYGLLVDDPAANNTEKEFVFTNSGEPFTDRMITKPAVLPPLTSVYIKGYWTDEDDRGKENPEDAVIWRGSLNEGPWDEQTVTMRPVDNTTLFNCDSVEFWEGYAPNGAIYHGGVHESTWQSHGDGAEIGASVVSCTPTELVTHFSQATVDSQVYQVRVLADVVDTDSTAYFEGTIANGETSWLNFVARDLGLGEGNGIIRVPAVELTKYSLEEGIEEGDFDEAPGKTLTREVDETIVFRITNTGNDTLSGITLTDKTVSGDEVTLSCDLDGVVILPGEYFECQGLLEAPSTDGSHQDEATVVATGMRSGDRVQATDSWFGFLEAEPVPSPTPTKPVDNSDEPGDDLAVTGADLDYSLFWLAGIAIGGGLIVTTIAYSRSRARVRQTENL; this comes from the coding sequence GTGGCTGCGCTCGTCACCACCGCTGCGCTCGCGTTCGGTGGACTGTTCTTCGCTCAGCCGGCTTCGGCCGCCGAGCTCGCGGGGGTGTTCACCGACATTCACATCGTCGAGACCGAGCAGTTCGATCGTGGAGCCGTCCAGGTGGCCTACACGATGGAGGTCCCGGACGAGGCGACCGAGGGTGACACGACAATCCTCGGGTTCCCGGAACTTCTCGACTACCCGTCCGGCCAGACCGTCGAGGTCCGCGATCCCGACGGCCTCCTCGTCGCGACGGGCGTCGCGACCGGCGAGAAGGAGATCACCTTCACCTTCACCGACTACGTCGACAACAACCTCGACGTCGTCGTGACGGGCCACTACGGCCTGCTGGTCGACGACCCGGCGGCGAACAACACCGAGAAGGAGTTCGTCTTCACGAACAGCGGTGAGCCGTTCACGGACCGGATGATCACGAAGCCCGCCGTCCTCCCGCCGCTCACGAGCGTCTACATCAAGGGCTACTGGACCGATGAGGACGACCGCGGCAAGGAGAACCCGGAGGACGCCGTCATCTGGCGAGGCAGCCTCAACGAGGGTCCGTGGGACGAGCAGACGGTGACGATGCGTCCCGTCGACAACACGACGCTCTTCAACTGCGACTCCGTCGAGTTCTGGGAGGGCTACGCGCCCAACGGCGCCATCTACCACGGTGGCGTGCACGAGAGCACGTGGCAGTCGCACGGGGACGGTGCCGAGATCGGCGCGTCCGTCGTGAGCTGCACTCCCACCGAACTGGTCACGCACTTCTCGCAGGCCACTGTCGACTCGCAGGTGTACCAGGTCCGCGTTCTCGCTGACGTCGTCGACACCGACAGCACCGCGTACTTCGAGGGCACCATCGCCAACGGCGAGACCAGCTGGCTCAACTTCGTCGCTCGCGACCTCGGCCTCGGCGAGGGCAACGGAATCATCCGTGTTCCCGCTGTCGAGCTCACCAAGTACTCGCTCGAGGAGGGCATCGAGGAGGGCGACTTCGACGAGGCCCCCGGTAAGACCCTCACGCGAGAGGTCGACGAGACCATCGTGTTCCGCATCACCAACACCGGAAACGACACGCTCTCGGGTATCACCCTGACGGACAAGACCGTCTCGGGCGACGAGGTCACGCTCTCCTGCGATCTCGACGGCGTCGTCATCCTCCCCGGCGAGTACTTCGAGTGCCAGGGCCTCCTCGAGGCTCCGAGCACCGACGGTTCTCACCAGGACGAGGCCACGGTGGTCGCGACCGGCATGCGCAGCGGCGACCGCGTCCAGGCGACGGACTCCTGGTTCGGCTTCCTCGAGGCCGAGCCCGTGCCCTCGCCGACGCCCACGAAGCCCGTGGACAACAGCGACGAACCCGGCGATGACCTCGCTGTCACGGGTGCCGACCTCGACTACTCGCTGTTCTGGCTCGCCGGAATCGCGATCGGCGGCGGACTGATCGTCACCACGATCGCCTACAGCAGGTCGCGTGCACGCGTCCGCCAGACGGAAAACCTGTAG
- a CDS encoding SdrD B-like domain-containing protein, whose product MREQSLRPQVTSSGGESGKRRGAPRRAAAICALTAVFGASAFAGMTAPAAFGATGDTISGIAWQDYSGDGKKETTDPVLAGIKVKAVDDAGNSTAEVTTGDNGAYSLTLPNDSEKWRVVATIPDEPQWEQWREGYIGPDNGSTVQFADPGATNVNFSFQVPRDFVEYNPLVYTPIARFGALTGGNATKNAGVVTPWDATTTPQAAADTPQKNEKEYDASVWQVPHSQIGSTLGSAWKRADTQNGVGRLFVSSYLKSLVAMGPGGIGAIYEVTPDNGTKTSPTASAKILVDLTDFGIDLGTTGRGDESGWTDSQYLNEATDRFPYVGRNGLGGLTLSNDGNTLYTVNLKNRSLISIDISDDTITAADIVETEWDQYFPDGSDVRPFGLTTNPTTNEILLTVTKTAEVSRDASQTGVQIFTFSEQNPSALTKILDENIGTLNQENQDAYNRTPGPWLTSADQVQFQSRDVADPNAVWVTSNQYIASDIELVRGELVLGFRNLTGDQIGQATPLTVNGRDVTVTRTTTGILVGAEPGGGLGYTIPDWNNYDDRWNVGGQRISGQSQGSLVAVPSRPDGILTSGVHVGAGALQTGLRRVNIDTDRYVDATGPILNQQQNQQLGKANGLGSLSALAGNAPIEIGNRVWFDADKDGIQDPSEVPIAGVTVNLRDADGQVVATKTTNADGVYVFRSDVDGVQPNSDYTIEFDHTTATISPELEELGLTDTSMLRLTVQEAGSDVLIDSNPDPSTAIASVRTNESGANDHSIDAGYFLTLPVGVDKKVLLPGESIDDPPASSDTLTTPRIVKVGDRVRYVIDVKADAVAVNDVEVKDVLPRGVTYAGHTGYLNDRRTNFDYDGSVWTIGDLEPEDHARIVITGTINGFIDLNQPVTNRAQLVVDGEEVPDEPEKNPSDDGGRNTTPDDGYDSVDVQVNEEDPETSVNPGTDADTSTDTDTDSSTSTDPSPDADTSPGGTPDASTDTDTTPDADTTPDADTTPDASTDTSPDASTDPSTDSSPDASTDTSPDASTDSSPDASTDTSPDASPDASTDSSPDASPDASTDTSPDASPDASTDSSPDASTDTSPDASPDASTDTSPDASTDTSPDASPDASTDTSPDASTDTSPDASPDASTDSSPDASTDASPDASPDASTDASPDASPDASTDSSPDASTDSSPDASTDASPDASPDASTDSSPDASPDASTDSSPDASPDASTDSSPDASTDSSPDASPDASTDSSPDASPDASTDSSPDASPDASTDSSPDASTDTSPDASTDSSPDASTDSSPDASPDASTDSSPDASTDSSPDASPDASTDSSPDASTDSSPDASTDSSPDASTDSSPDASTDSSPDASASPDADPATPDASADSDPDPSTDTSTDASLDATSDATTDPSSDATTDPSSDATTDPSSNGSTDPSSNGSTDPSSNGGSDSSSLGGDGPDGATNGSASSSSDSSTDGDLAVTGANGFGLPLLIAGVLVVLGAAVAGVTRWRMRHRKGSESHS is encoded by the coding sequence ATGCGTGAACAATCACTACGCCCCCAGGTGACCTCGAGCGGAGGTGAATCGGGTAAGAGGAGAGGTGCGCCGCGTCGAGCGGCCGCCATCTGCGCGTTGACAGCAGTGTTCGGAGCGTCCGCGTTCGCGGGCATGACGGCGCCGGCTGCCTTCGGCGCGACGGGCGACACCATTTCCGGTATCGCGTGGCAGGACTACAGCGGTGATGGCAAGAAGGAGACGACCGACCCCGTCCTCGCCGGCATCAAGGTGAAGGCCGTTGACGACGCCGGCAACTCGACCGCCGAGGTCACCACGGGTGACAACGGTGCGTACTCGCTGACGCTGCCCAACGACTCCGAGAAGTGGCGCGTCGTCGCCACGATCCCGGACGAGCCGCAGTGGGAGCAATGGCGTGAGGGCTACATCGGCCCGGACAACGGGAGCACGGTGCAGTTCGCCGACCCCGGCGCCACGAATGTGAACTTCTCGTTCCAGGTGCCGCGCGACTTCGTCGAGTACAACCCGCTCGTGTACACGCCGATCGCCCGCTTCGGTGCGCTGACGGGCGGCAACGCGACGAAGAACGCCGGTGTTGTGACTCCGTGGGACGCGACGACGACTCCTCAGGCCGCTGCGGACACCCCGCAGAAGAACGAGAAGGAGTACGACGCGTCGGTGTGGCAGGTGCCCCACAGCCAGATCGGCTCCACTCTTGGTTCGGCATGGAAGCGTGCTGACACTCAGAACGGCGTCGGCCGACTCTTTGTCTCCTCGTACTTGAAGTCGCTTGTAGCGATGGGCCCTGGTGGTATCGGCGCGATCTACGAGGTGACTCCCGACAACGGAACCAAGACGTCGCCGACGGCGAGTGCCAAGATCCTCGTCGACCTCACTGATTTCGGCATCGATCTGGGGACCACAGGGCGCGGCGACGAGTCCGGATGGACGGACAGCCAGTACCTCAATGAGGCGACAGATCGTTTCCCGTACGTCGGTCGCAACGGCCTTGGCGGGCTCACGCTGTCGAACGACGGCAACACCCTGTACACGGTCAACCTCAAGAACCGCTCGCTGATTTCCATTGATATCAGCGACGACACGATTACGGCTGCGGACATCGTCGAGACGGAGTGGGACCAGTACTTCCCCGACGGTTCTGACGTTCGACCTTTCGGGCTCACGACGAACCCGACGACCAACGAGATCCTGCTCACCGTCACCAAGACGGCGGAGGTATCGCGCGATGCGTCGCAGACTGGTGTTCAGATCTTCACGTTCTCTGAGCAGAACCCGTCAGCCCTGACGAAGATCCTCGACGAGAACATCGGGACGCTCAACCAGGAGAACCAGGACGCCTACAACCGAACTCCCGGCCCCTGGTTGACCTCGGCGGACCAGGTCCAGTTCCAGTCCAGAGACGTGGCCGACCCGAACGCAGTGTGGGTCACGTCGAACCAATACATCGCGTCGGACATCGAGTTGGTGCGTGGCGAACTCGTACTCGGCTTCCGCAACCTCACAGGCGACCAGATCGGGCAGGCTACTCCACTGACCGTTAACGGTCGTGACGTGACCGTGACGCGCACGACCACCGGTATTCTCGTCGGGGCTGAGCCGGGCGGAGGCCTCGGCTACACCATCCCCGACTGGAACAACTACGACGACCGGTGGAACGTCGGCGGGCAGCGAATCAGCGGGCAGTCCCAGGGTTCGCTTGTCGCCGTACCGAGCCGCCCCGACGGTATTCTCACGTCCGGAGTCCACGTCGGCGCCGGAGCGCTCCAGACCGGTCTTCGGCGCGTGAACATCGATACCGACCGGTACGTAGATGCTACCGGGCCCATCTTGAATCAGCAGCAGAACCAGCAGCTGGGCAAGGCCAACGGCCTCGGTTCGCTGTCGGCTCTCGCCGGCAACGCACCGATCGAGATCGGCAACCGGGTGTGGTTCGACGCCGACAAGGATGGGATCCAGGACCCGTCCGAGGTGCCCATCGCGGGTGTCACGGTGAATCTGCGTGACGCCGACGGCCAGGTCGTCGCGACGAAGACGACGAACGCGGACGGCGTGTACGTGTTCCGTTCCGACGTCGACGGCGTGCAGCCCAATTCGGACTACACGATCGAGTTCGACCACACGACGGCGACCATCTCGCCGGAGCTCGAGGAACTGGGTCTCACCGACACCTCGATGCTGCGTCTCACCGTGCAGGAGGCCGGGAGCGATGTCCTCATCGACTCCAACCCGGACCCCTCCACGGCGATCGCCTCGGTGCGCACGAACGAGTCGGGGGCGAACGATCACTCGATCGACGCCGGCTACTTCCTGACGCTGCCTGTCGGCGTCGACAAGAAGGTGCTCCTCCCCGGCGAGTCGATCGACGACCCGCCTGCATCGAGTGACACGCTCACCACGCCTCGCATCGTGAAGGTCGGCGACCGTGTCCGCTACGTGATCGACGTGAAGGCTGATGCCGTTGCGGTCAACGACGTGGAGGTGAAGGACGTGCTGCCCCGCGGCGTGACCTACGCCGGCCACACCGGGTACCTCAACGACCGTCGGACGAACTTCGACTACGACGGAAGTGTCTGGACGATCGGCGACCTCGAGCCGGAGGACCACGCTCGCATCGTCATCACGGGCACCATCAACGGATTCATCGACCTCAACCAGCCCGTCACCAACAGGGCGCAGCTGGTCGTGGACGGCGAAGAGGTTCCGGACGAGCCCGAGAAGAACCCGAGCGACGACGGCGGTCGGAACACGACCCCCGACGACGGTTACGACTCGGTCGACGTCCAGGTGAACGAGGAGGACCCCGAGACGAGTGTGAACCCGGGCACGGACGCCGACACGTCGACGGACACCGACACGGACTCGTCCACGTCGACCGACCCGTCGCCGGACGCGGACACGAGCCCCGGCGGTACGCCGGACGCGTCGACCGATACCGACACGACTCCGGATGCCGACACGACTCCGGATGCCGACACGACTCCGGATGCGTCGACGGACACGTCTCCTGACGCGTCGACGGATCCCTCCACCGATTCGTCTCCTGACGCTTCCACGGATACGTCTCCTGATGCGTCGACGGACTCGTCGCCTGACGCTTCCACGGACACGTCTCCTGACGCGTCGCCGGATGCGTCGACGGACTCGTCTCCTGACGCGTCGCCGGATGCTTCCACGGACACGTCGCCTGACGCGTCGCCGGATGCTTCGACCGACTCGTCTCCTGATGCTTCCACGGACACGTCTCCTGACGCGTCGCCGGATGCTTCTACGGACACGTCTCCTGACGCTTCCACGGACACGTCTCCTGACGCGTCGCCGGATGCTTCTACGGACACGTCTCCTGACGCTTCCACGGACACGTCGCCTGACGCGTCGCCGGATGCGTCGACCGACTCGTCGCCTGACGCTTCCACGGATGCGTCGCCGGATGCGTCGCCTGACGCCTCTACGGATGCGTCGCCTGATGCGTCGCCGGATGCGTCGACGGACTCGTCGCCGGATGCGTCGACGGACTCGTCGCCTGACGCTTCCACGGATGCGTCGCCTGACGCGTCGCCGGATGCTTCGACGGACTCGTCTCCTGACGCGTCGCCGGATGCGTCGACTGACTCGTCGCCTGATGCGTCGCCGGATGCGTCGACTGACTCGTCGCCGGATGCTTCGACGGACTCGTCTCCTGACGCGTCGCCGGATGCTTCGACGGACTCGTCTCCTGACGCGTCGCCGGATGCGTCGACCGACTCGTCTCCTGACGCGTCCCCGGATGCGTCGACCGATTCGTCGCCTGACGCTTCCACGGATACGTCTCCGGATGCGTCGACGGACTCGTCTCCTGACGCTTCCACCGACTCGTCTCCGGATGCGTCGCCGGATGCGTCGACGGACTCGTCTCCTGACGCTTCCACCGACTCGTCTCCGGATGCGTCGCCGGATGCGTCGACGGACTCGTCGCCTGATGCGTCGACGGATTCGTCGCCTGATGCGTCCACCGATTCGTCGCCTGACGCTTCCACCGACTCGTCGCCTGACGCTTCCACCGATTCGTCGCCCGACGCGTCTGCGAGCCCCGACGCCGACCCGGCGACTCCGGACGCCTCGGCCGATTCGGATCCCGATCCGAGCACCGACACGTCGACCGATGCATCTCTGGATGCAACGAGCGACGCGACCACGGACCCGTCGTCCGACGCGACCACGGACCCGTCGTCCGACGCCACCACGGACCCGTCGTCCAACGGTTCCACGGACCCGTCGTCCAACGGTTCCACGGACCCGTCGTCCAACGGTGGTTCCGACTCGTCGAGTCTCGGTGGCGATGGCCCCGATGGTGCGACGAACGGTTCGGCGTCGAGCAGCTCCGACTCCTCGACCGACGGTGACCTCGCGGTCACCGGTGCGAACGGCTTCGGTCTTCCGTTGCTCATCGCCGGTGTGCTGGTGGTCCTCGGAGCGGCCGTCGCCGGTGTCACCCGGTGGCGCATGCGTCACCGCAAGGGATCGGAGTCGCACTCCTAG
- a CDS encoding right-handed parallel beta-helix repeat-containing protein yields the protein MGIRSARAVLAIVLASMTLAGCAPTEPPAVADTIRVPDDAPTITDAVAEATPGDLILVAPGVYRESVIVDVADVTIRGEDRNETVIDGEGVRPYGVVGIADGVRVENLTSHSHLYYGVLITGVHTEDGPEARGASGYAPFDPDDFPPLQRFGVDHVTAYNNGLYGIYAFNAQHGSITDSYASGSADSGIYVGQCRECDTLVQGNVAERNAIGFENANASDSVVITGNRFSDNRVGMTLISNYQEAFTPQHANVVAGNVVADNNSSESPAHAEGAFGVGIGVQGGQQNLFDANVVTGHEVAGVVFSSTEDLAATDNRIERSTLEGNGVDVANTSADRAPASGNCAESDGPLSTLPQGLDLACADSSTSQASGALPTVEVPPGVSFLRVDAPPAQPSLDDVSSLPDPLPDATDMPSLDDVDVPPSDLLSDLTRAQ from the coding sequence GTGGGAATCCGGAGCGCACGCGCAGTCCTGGCCATCGTCCTCGCATCGATGACGTTGGCCGGGTGCGCCCCCACGGAACCCCCGGCCGTGGCGGACACGATCCGGGTGCCCGACGACGCACCCACGATCACCGACGCGGTCGCCGAAGCCACCCCGGGAGACCTGATCCTCGTCGCGCCCGGCGTCTACCGCGAGAGCGTGATCGTCGACGTCGCCGACGTGACGATCCGGGGTGAGGACCGCAACGAGACCGTCATCGACGGCGAGGGTGTCCGCCCCTACGGCGTCGTCGGGATCGCCGACGGCGTGCGCGTCGAGAACCTCACGTCGCATTCGCACCTCTACTACGGCGTGCTCATCACCGGCGTGCACACGGAGGACGGGCCGGAGGCGCGCGGCGCGTCCGGCTACGCGCCCTTCGATCCCGACGACTTCCCCCCGCTGCAGCGCTTCGGCGTGGATCATGTGACCGCTTACAACAACGGCCTCTACGGGATCTACGCGTTCAACGCGCAACACGGTTCCATCACGGACTCGTATGCGTCGGGCTCAGCGGACAGCGGGATCTACGTGGGCCAGTGCCGTGAGTGCGACACCCTCGTGCAGGGCAACGTGGCGGAGCGCAACGCCATCGGCTTCGAGAACGCCAACGCCTCGGACTCGGTGGTGATCACGGGAAACCGTTTCTCCGACAACCGCGTGGGGATGACGCTGATCTCGAACTACCAGGAGGCATTCACCCCCCAGCACGCCAATGTGGTGGCGGGGAACGTCGTCGCCGACAACAACTCCTCGGAGTCGCCGGCCCACGCTGAGGGTGCTTTCGGGGTGGGTATCGGGGTGCAGGGCGGCCAGCAGAACCTGTTCGACGCGAACGTCGTCACCGGTCACGAGGTGGCCGGAGTGGTCTTCTCCAGCACGGAGGACCTCGCGGCCACGGACAACCGCATCGAGCGTTCGACCCTCGAGGGGAACGGCGTCGACGTCGCCAACACGTCCGCCGACCGGGCGCCGGCCTCGGGGAACTGCGCCGAGTCGGACGGGCCACTCAGCACCCTGCCGCAGGGGCTCGACCTCGCCTGCGCGGATTCATCGACCTCGCAGGCCTCCGGAGCACTCCCCACCGTGGAGGTGCCCCCCGGGGTCAGCTTCCTCCGTGTAGACGCTCCGCCGGCGCAACCCTCTCTCGACGATGTGTCGTCGCTCCCCGACCCGCTTCCCGACGCCACGGACATGCCGTCACTCGACGACGTCGACGTCCCCCCGTCCGACCTCCTCTCCGACCTCACGAGGGCACAGTGA